One segment of Synechococcus sp. A15-24 DNA contains the following:
- a CDS encoding HlyD family efflux transporter periplasmic adaptor subunit, with amino-acid sequence MKLNPFKRDTPAPNQESTALVTYDESVLQQGRFWMKTVTWTLIGTTVFGVAWLALARTEEIVVAPGQLEPVGSVQDIQMPVGGVADQILVQEGDSVKVGQVLMKLDTEATEEQRLSLETTIKLKHEQLRLKDQEKQRYLQVNNEEVQMLENNLELQSEILERFEELEEAGATSELQYLSQQNAVEETRGRLLQTKADRLRQVALLEQQVAQLNSELADLTGRLAEARVTLRYQQLKSPVDGVVFDLKPTATGFTAQSTQTVMKVVPYGSLEAKVEVPSNKIGFVTIPPGCPKDLESCMKADISIDSYPSTDFGVLEGKVTRIGSDALPPDPQEQRQELSFPVTVKLDQQTLALKSGTSLPLQVGMSLTANIKLRKVSYLQLLLGEFQDKAESLQRL; translated from the coding sequence ATGAAGCTCAATCCGTTCAAGCGCGATACCCCAGCGCCCAACCAGGAGTCCACAGCCCTCGTCACCTACGACGAATCGGTGCTGCAGCAGGGACGTTTCTGGATGAAGACGGTCACCTGGACCTTGATCGGCACCACGGTGTTCGGTGTGGCCTGGCTGGCCCTGGCCCGAACAGAAGAGATCGTTGTGGCCCCCGGCCAGCTGGAGCCGGTGGGGTCCGTGCAGGACATTCAGATGCCCGTGGGTGGTGTGGCGGATCAGATCCTGGTGCAGGAAGGGGACTCCGTGAAGGTTGGTCAGGTGCTGATGAAGTTGGACACCGAAGCCACGGAAGAACAGCGTCTCAGTCTTGAAACAACCATCAAGCTCAAGCATGAGCAGCTCCGTCTGAAGGACCAGGAGAAGCAGCGCTATCTCCAGGTGAACAACGAGGAGGTGCAGATGCTGGAGAACAACCTCGAGCTTCAGTCCGAGATCCTTGAGCGATTCGAAGAGTTAGAGGAAGCTGGAGCGACCTCTGAGCTCCAATATCTCAGCCAACAGAACGCTGTCGAGGAGACCCGCGGTCGTCTGCTGCAGACCAAGGCGGACCGTCTGCGGCAGGTGGCGCTGCTTGAGCAACAGGTGGCGCAGCTCAATTCGGAACTGGCCGACCTGACGGGCCGTTTGGCCGAAGCACGGGTCACCCTCCGCTATCAGCAGCTGAAGTCTCCGGTGGATGGCGTGGTGTTTGATCTGAAGCCAACGGCCACGGGCTTCACTGCACAGTCCACCCAGACGGTGATGAAGGTTGTCCCTTACGGATCTTTGGAAGCGAAGGTGGAGGTGCCGAGTAACAAGATCGGTTTCGTCACGATTCCACCTGGATGCCCCAAGGATCTTGAGAGCTGCATGAAAGCTGACATCAGCATTGATTCCTACCCATCCACAGATTTCGGGGTATTGGAAGGGAAGGTGACCCGCATCGGTTCCGATGCTCTGCCGCCGGATCCCCAGGAGCAACGTCAAGAACTGAGCTTTCCCGTCACGGTCAAGCTTGATCAGCAGACGTTGGCGCTGAAAAGCGGTACCTCACTGCCGTTGCAGGTGGGCATGAGCCTGACGGCCAACATCAAGCTGCGCAAGGTGTCCTACCTGCAACTGTTGTTGGGTGAATTCCAAGACAAGGCTGAATCGCTGCAGCGCCTCTGA
- a CDS encoding glycosyltransferase family 4 protein, with the protein MRILFVHQNFPGQYVHIVQRLAQQGQHQLVALGINPLDRGRGMPESLNHFRYRLDRGNTEGVHPLVMETETKVIRAEGCARAAEQLKAKGFTPDLICAHPGWGEPLFLKAIWPDTPLLCYQEFFYNEFGFDSNFDPEFQDNRGWQEQAKLTMKNAYLHLTLEQADWNISPTHFQASSFPEHWRRRISVIHDGVDTSKAVPNSAPGPLKLPDGTLLEKGQLIVTFVNRCLEPYRGCHTFIRAIPELQQSNPEARLVIVGQTKGVSYGAACSDGEWKDRFLAEIEGQYDPSRVHFTGTLPYGQFVPLLQLSACHVYLTYPFVMSWSLLEAMACGCAVVGSNTAPVREAIRHGQNGLLVDFFAPADLAAAVTELLQDRELAVAFGQAARRTVEATYELDSCVTRQLALMDLVASGSISD; encoded by the coding sequence ATGCGGATCCTTTTCGTTCACCAGAACTTTCCCGGTCAGTACGTGCACATCGTGCAGCGTCTGGCCCAACAGGGGCAGCACCAGCTCGTGGCCTTGGGCATCAATCCTCTGGATCGAGGGCGTGGCATGCCCGAGAGCCTCAACCATTTCCGTTACCGCCTCGATCGAGGCAACACCGAGGGAGTTCATCCCCTTGTGATGGAGACGGAAACCAAGGTCATTCGAGCGGAGGGCTGTGCCCGAGCAGCTGAGCAGCTCAAGGCAAAGGGCTTCACGCCAGATTTGATCTGTGCCCATCCCGGGTGGGGTGAACCACTGTTTCTGAAGGCGATCTGGCCTGATACGCCCCTGCTTTGCTACCAAGAATTTTTCTACAACGAGTTCGGCTTCGACTCCAACTTCGATCCGGAATTCCAGGACAACCGCGGTTGGCAAGAGCAGGCGAAGCTCACGATGAAAAACGCCTATCTGCATCTCACCCTCGAGCAGGCGGATTGGAACATCTCTCCCACGCACTTTCAGGCCAGCAGCTTTCCCGAGCACTGGCGGCGTCGGATAAGCGTGATCCATGACGGTGTGGACACAAGTAAGGCCGTTCCTAATTCAGCCCCGGGGCCGCTCAAGCTTCCCGATGGCACTCTTCTTGAAAAGGGACAACTGATCGTCACCTTTGTGAATCGCTGTCTGGAGCCCTATCGGGGCTGTCATACGTTCATTCGAGCTATTCCTGAGCTGCAACAGAGCAACCCTGAGGCCCGTTTGGTGATCGTGGGACAAACCAAGGGGGTGAGTTACGGAGCTGCGTGTTCCGACGGTGAATGGAAGGATCGGTTTCTGGCAGAGATCGAGGGTCAGTACGACCCAAGCCGTGTGCACTTCACGGGCACGCTGCCTTATGGCCAATTTGTGCCACTCCTGCAGCTCAGTGCTTGCCACGTCTATCTCACCTATCCATTTGTGATGAGCTGGAGCCTGCTGGAGGCTATGGCCTGTGGTTGTGCTGTCGTAGGGTCCAACACCGCACCGGTGCGTGAAGCTATTCGCCATGGCCAGAACGGCCTCTTGGTGGATTTTTTTGCTCCTGCGGATCTTGCTGCTGCTGTTACCGAGTTGCTGCAGGACCGAGAGCTGGCAGTGGCTTTCGGTCAGGCTGCACGACGCACGGTCGAGGCCACCTATGAGCTGGACTCTTGTGTGACCCGACAACTGGCATTAATGGATCTGGTGGCCAGCGGCAGCATTAGCGACTGA